In Thermodesulfovibrionales bacterium, the following proteins share a genomic window:
- a CDS encoding 50S ribosomal protein L11 methyltransferase — protein sequence MAYYEFTVNVSEESKDALVNRMSEMGCLGITDYGEKILAYFKDSHDIVKLRDELISFRKVLEESGLNPDFTFDYVFLSERDWNESWKKKFQPIDAGDIFSIIPPWEQERPDRITIIIDPGMAFGTGHHQTTKNCLLLIQRHACSCARGRFLDVGTGTGILAIGASKIGFQEVVGVDTDPLAVDAAVRNIAHNHLDNIIIKEGDITAAEGSFDFIAANLFSEIIKSMAPEIPIRLDKAGLVLLSGILTGQEEEVLAVMEKVGLRCREKSVEDIWVSLVLSR from the coding sequence ATGGCCTATTACGAATTCACTGTGAACGTATCTGAAGAATCGAAAGACGCCCTTGTGAACAGGATGTCCGAGATGGGGTGTCTCGGCATTACGGATTATGGAGAGAAGATTCTCGCCTACTTCAAAGATAGCCATGACATCGTAAAACTCAGGGACGAACTCATCTCCTTCAGAAAGGTCTTAGAGGAATCCGGCCTGAACCCTGATTTCACCTTTGATTATGTCTTCCTCTCGGAGAGGGACTGGAACGAATCCTGGAAAAAGAAGTTCCAGCCCATCGATGCAGGTGACATATTCTCGATCATCCCGCCGTGGGAACAAGAGCGACCTGACCGAATAACCATCATTATTGACCCGGGCATGGCCTTTGGGACCGGCCATCACCAGACCACGAAGAACTGCCTCCTTCTTATCCAAAGGCATGCCTGCAGTTGCGCCAGGGGTCGCTTCCTCGATGTCGGTACAGGCACGGGCATCCTGGCAATAGGCGCCTCGAAGATCGGATTTCAGGAGGTGGTCGGCGTGGACACCGATCCGTTGGCCGTTGATGCTGCGGTCAGAAATATCGCCCATAACCACCTCGATAACATCATTATCAAAGAGGGGGATATAACGGCAGCCGAAGGCTCCTTCGATTTCATTGCCGCGAATCTCTTCTCCGAGATCATAAAATCGATGGCCCCTGAAATTCCGATTCGCCTCGACAAAGCCGGCCTTGTGCTCCTCTCCGGCATTCTTACAGGCCAGGAGGAGGAGGTACTGGCTGTGATGGAAAAGGTCGGTCTCCGGTGCAGGGAAAAGTCCGTCGAAGAC